In one window of Chelmon rostratus isolate fCheRos1 chromosome 19, fCheRos1.pri, whole genome shotgun sequence DNA:
- the ier5l gene encoding immediate early response gene 5-like protein: MINTMECAVDAQSLISISLMKIHNSRTQRGGIKLHKNLLVSYVLRNARQVYIKEKYAEIYRMQQYEEVMTVCNEIQELNPLDLDAEDADDEEQGRAACCGEEASLCGSACHRDAAHPAAHGRAAGALPGCSPLEDDSKEPEPSYYRSCCMEAPPVSHCDQFTANSSAHCNKTTVLDLDTHVVTTVENGYLHQDCCCDALQCGQGAQSPAKKRKVEFGCCASDVEEVSDFTAARKRAKREDCSYSHPDYTDTSNISNLISIFGSGFSGLLSRQTDLDQICSKQVLASLGAWTRAIVAF, encoded by the coding sequence ATGATCAACACCATGGAATGCGCAGTGGACGCGCAAAGTCTGATCTCCATTTCCTTAATGAAAATCCACAACTCCAGGACGCAGAGAGGGGGGATCAAGCTGCACAAAAACCTGCTGGTCTCTTACGTGCTGAGGAACGCCAGGCAGGTCTACATCAAGGAGAAATACGCGGAGATCTACAGGATGCAGCAGTACGAGGAAGTGATGACGGTCTGCAATGAGATCCAGGAGCTCAACCCGCTGGACCTGGACGCAGAGGACGCCGACGACGAGGAGCAGGGGCGGGCTGCTTGCTGCGGCGAAGAGGCGAGTCTGTGCGGCTCTGCGTGCCACCGAGACGCGGCGCACCCAGCGGCGCACGGCCGGGCTGCGGGCGCTCTCCCTGGCTGCTCACCGCTCGAGGACGACAGCAAGGAACCGGAGCCCTCTTACTACCGAAGCTGCTGCATGGAGGCTCCCCCTGTGTCCCACTGCGACCAGTTTACAGCAAATAGCAGCGCGCACTGCAACAAAACCACAGTGCTGGACTTGGACACGCATGTGGTGACCACGGTGGAGAACGGCTACCTCCACcaggactgctgctgtgacGCGCTCCAGTGCGGCCAGGGCGCGCAGTCCCCGGCCAAGAAACGGAAGGTTGAGTTCGGTTGTTGTGCATCCGACGTTGAAGAAGTATCGGATTTTACAGCGGCTCGCAAAAGGGCGAAACGCGAGGACTGTTCCTACTCCCACCCGGACTACACGGACACTTCTAACATCTCCAACCTGATCTCCATCTTCGGCTCGGGATTTTCCGGGCTGCTGAGCAGACAGACGGACTTGGACCAGATCTGTAGCAAACAGGTCCTGGCCAGTCTGGGGGCATGGACCCGGGCAATTGTGGCATTTTGA